The sequence TTATGAATGTGTTGTAccattaaatatcataaattgtaatttatttatgaGTTTGAGTTATTATTGTCTACCAAAGAAAGTAACCAATAAGTGCCAAAAGCCGAGACCAGACGAACTCAATAGACGTTAGCGACTGAATAATAGACAGCGACGTTACaatggtggcagcggtgggatagGTAAATAAATACTTATCCTTTATATACTTGAATTAACTTCAagtgaaaagaaaatatatatctttatttatatctgGTATTGGTGGCGTATTTGGTTTTTGGTACAACAATACATtcataaacataaaacatggacGATTCAAACATCGTCAGTTTTAGAGTGTTAAGTACAACATCAGAATGTGATGAAAACGAAAATGGCTTAGTTGAGCTACATGAGAGAGACCAAGTAACTTTTACAGAAAATAATAGTTCTGGAGACGGGAACGAAATTCGCAATGCTATTAAAAATCACATGAGTATGTTCAATTCTGAAATACAGAAAAGTCTAAATTCTGTCCAAGAACAAATGCAAAAATACTTTGTAGAGTTTGATAGTAAACTTGATAATTTGCAAAGTCAAATTTCCAATACGCAAGTTAAAGGTGTAAATTCTGAAACTGAACCGGAGACAGTGACTTCTTTTATACGGTCAAATAACATGTTAGGTCAGAGACATTCCAGTAGCACTCCTCACCGCTCCGATATTGATATCACTGAGAGTGGTCAAAGACCCTTGCCAGTGGCTTCCTCTAGTCGGAACGATGATGAGTTTTGTACAAATAACCCCTTCCCGTCGAATGGATTTCCTCAAAGATCTAACTCTAGAAACAATAGTGGTAGAATGAAACCCCATACATATGACGGATTGGATGATTTAGATGAATATCTAACTCAGTTTAACATTGTGTCTGAAATAAATCAGTGGAGTTACGAAACAAAATCGTTATACTTAGCTGGTAGTCTAGTTGGAGGTGCTAGGGCTCTTTTGAATGAAATGGATTATAGACAAAGGCGAGATTACAGAAGTCTTGTCGAAGCACTAAGCAACAGATATGGTTCAGAGAATAGGGCCGAGATTTTTCGTTCTAATCTCCAAAGTAAAACTAGGGAGAAAAATGAGAGACGATACCCGAGTTAGCTCAGTCTGTAAAAACGCTTACGAGGAAAGCATATCCAAATGCTTCCTCTGATATGATAGAACTCCTGGCTTTGGATTTCTTCATAGACGCGTTAACTGACACAGACATAAGATTGCGACTTAGGGAAGTTGGTCCAAAAACAATCGGCGATGCTGAGAGAATAGCTGTTAGACTTGAAGCTCACAGGGTTGCCGACAAAACAAGAGGTAAACACTCTGTAAGAGCTTTGGAGGTCAATCCTAAGTCATGTAATCTAGATGAAAAACTAGATAAGCTCAATGAACAACTGTCTTCTTTATCAAAGGAGGTTAAAAACATAAAGAAACAGAAAGGTTCGCAAGGGCATAGGGATAAAAATACAGACTCTGCGAAGAATGGTCATACCAGTACAAACAAATCAAACTGGAATCCCGGTAGACAAAGTGCAAACAATGGAAATAGAAACAATGTTAGGTACAACAACCAACATACAAATAATCAGGGAAACTTCCAACGGTCGGGTTTGAGGACCGAAACTCACCAGAATCACCAAGGTCCGAGATCAAATTAAGTGCAAGTGTTTCAGATACAGACGGTGGTTTATTTGTTTTAGCACAAATAGCCGATACCCCAGTATCTATGTTAGTTGACACAGGTTCAAGTGTTACAATATTGAAAAAGAGTATTTTGGAGTCGTGGCCTCTTTCACAGAGACCAAAAATAACACCAGTTAACATGACCCTAGTAACAGCGACTGGGGATTCATCAGCTTTTTATGGTAAAATGAACATTGATATTGAAATGGGTGGAAAGTTGTTTAACCAAGATGTTTTATTGGCGGACATCAGCAGTGATGCCATTCTTGGTATTGATTTCTTAAATACCCATCAATGTGACATTATCATGAGCAAGAAGTGTATCAATGTGAATGGGGAAAGGatacattgttttgttaaaGATGAGACAGTCTCTTCATCCTGTTGTAGAATAGCTGTAACGGAGAATGTTATAATTCCTCCTGAAACAGAAGTTATAGTGCCAGGGAAAGCTATAGACTTAATCCAAGATACTATTGGATTGTGTGAACCACATCAACCTTTTATAGAAAAGAGTGGTCTTTTAGTGGCTAAGTCCTTAGTCGATCTAAATCGAGGGAAAATACCAATCAGAGTGGCTAACCTCAGTAAAGTTCcctttacaatgtataaaaatacAGTTGCTGCTACTTACGAAGCAGTTAAAATTCCAATGGTAGAAAATGTTAACAGTGTCAAATCGAGTAAGGGATGTTCCAATCAAGAAGATATCCCCGATCACATGAAAGACATGTTTGAAAAGACAGCAGCAAATCTGTCTTCAAAACAAAAGCTCAAGTTGAAGGAAGTGTTTCTGAAACATACAGCACTATTTCCAAATTCCCAGGATGATCTTGGCTGTACTCACCTAGTGGAACATACAATCGATACAGGGCAAGCGAAACCAATAAGACAACAGCCTTATCGCATTCCACTTGCAAAGCGTCTTTGTGcagaatctgaaatcaaagacATGGCAAAGAACGGAATTATAGAACCTTCAAATAGTCCGTGGAGTAGTCCCATTATCATGGTGAACAAGCCTGATGGCTCAGTGAGGTTCTGTTGCGATTTTCGCAAGCTCAATGATTGTACCATTAAAGACAGTCAACCTTTGCCGAGGATTGATGACACTTTAGATGCGTTATCAGGATCAGCTTGGTTTAGTACGCTTGATCTTAAGTCAGGGTTTTGGCAAGTAGGAGTAGCAGAAAAAGATCGTCCAAAAACTGCCTTTTCTATTCAAGGCAGCGGGCTTTGGCAATTTAAAGTCATGCCTTTTGGACTTTGCAATGCTCCTGCTACATTTGAGAGATTGATGGAAAGGGTTCTTCATGGGTTAACGTGGAACATTTGTCTAGTTTACTTAGATGACATCATTGTCTTTTCCAAGACATTTTACGAACACATGGATCGTCTAGATCAAGTTTTAACTAGAATAAAAGAGGCAAATTTGAAGTTGTCTCAAAAGAAATGTTCATTCCTCAAACAAACCGTCTCATTTTTAGGTCATACCATAAGTGGAGAAGGTGTTTCCACTGAACCTAAAAAGATTGACGATGTCAACAACTGGCCTACCCCAGGAAATGTTAAAGAAGTAAGAGGTTTCCTGGGACTGTGCTCTTACTATAGAAAATTTGTGCATGGTTTTTCAAACATAGCAAAGCCTCTGCATAAATTGACAGAAAAGGGTGAAATCTTTGTTTGGACAAAAGAATGCGACGAAGCTTTCAGGCAGCTCAAACAATCTTTGACTAGTGCACCAATCCTGTCATATCCTACCTCAAATGATATGTTTATACTTGATACAGACGCAAGTAATGTTGGGATGGGGGCAGTACTTTCACAAGTTCAAAATGGTCAAGAGAAAGTAATTTCTTACTACAGTAAGTGTTTCTCAAAAGCGGAACGAAGATATTGCGTGACCAGACGTGAATTGTTGGCAGTGATCAGTTCTATTAAGAACTTTCATCACTACTTGTATGGACGTCACTTTCTAGTTCGAAGTGATCATGGAGCCTTAAGATGGCTCACGAACTTCAAGAAGCCTGAAGCACAAATGGCAAGATGGCTTGAAATTCTAGCTACATATGACTATAAAATACAGCACCGAGCTGGCAGAGTCCACTCAAATGCTGATGCAATGTCACGTAGACCATGTGTCAATGACGAATGCACTTACTGCTCAAGAGCAGAATTACGTTACTCTGATAGTAAGGCAGATATAGACCAGTGTTTTCCAAAACGAACAATTGATTCATTGGCCACTGGACAAACGGACTCTCAAGAGGATGAAATTCTTGACGATGCAAGCCATAAACCGGCTTCAGTTAAAGATTCCATTCATAGAAGTGACTACACTTTTGTTACCCAAGTGGATGATGGAAACCAGTTACGCGAAGTCATTGCTTGCGGGAATGAATCAACTGAGAGTGATTCCGTTGATATGAATCAGGAGAGTCTTGAAGACAGTATAAAGAAAGAGAGTAAACGTGTCTTTTCAGTCAACGTCTCTAATGAAACAAGTGGTATAGGCCTACGGACGAATGCAACTGTCCGCACTTGTAGAGACCTACGTAGCAATAGCAAGAAAGTAACCAAGTGTGAGGAGACAGTAGAAATGGATAGAGCTTATCTCACCAAAATTCAAATTGAAGATCCTACTATAGGACTTCTGAGAATTTGGAAGCAGGAGAAGACGATCCCTGTTTGGTCAGAGATCGCTCATCAGTCAGTAGAACTCAAATATTATTGGAATCGTTTGGATTCTTTAATATTGGTAGATGACATATTGTATAGGAAATGGGAAAGTGACAATGGAAAGGAAACTCAACTTCATGTGGTAGCACCTAAATCATTGATTCCAACAATTATGCAAGAGTTGCATGACAGTCCTTCGGGAGGACACCTTGGAATCAAGAAAACACTTCACAAAGTGCGACAACGTTTCTTCTGGTTCTGTTTACGAAGAGATGTAGAAAAGTGGTGTAAGGAATGTGATATTTGTGGATCTCGGAAAGGGCCGAGGAAATATCCAAAAGCTGCTATGTTACAGTACAATGTCGGAGCACCTCTTGAGAGGATTGCTCTTGATATCATGGGTCCATTACCTCGTAGTAATAATGGAAACAAATATATCTTAGTGATATcagattattttacaaaatggcTAACAGCCATACCCGTAAGAAATCAAGAAGCACATACTATAGCAAACAAGGTTGTGGAAAAGTTCATATCGGTGTTTGGTGTCCCATTACAGATCCATTCGGATCAAGGTACAAACTTTGAGTCTTTACTATTTAAGGAAATGTGTCAGATACTTGGTTCAGAAAAGACGCGTACGACTCCCATGCATCCTCAATCTGATGGTTTAGTGGAACGGGCAAATCGAACATTACAAAACATGATTGCATCATTTGTTTCAAGTAGCCAAAAAGATTGGGACAAGCATTTACCTGTTCTTACTATGGCTTACAATTCTGCAATTCACCAGAGTACTGGATATTCACCAAGTGCATTAATGTTTGGCAGAGAGATAAACATGCCAATAGATCTGATACTTGGAAATCCAGACTCGAATCAATTTCATGCAACTGATTTTGGTTACGACTTGCAACAGAAGTTGTCGACAGTTCATGATTTTGCTCGTAAGAACATAGCTAAAGCAAGTGACATACAGAAGAGAAAATACGATCATAAAGCATATCAAAGTTCATACTCCAAAGGTGATTTGGTATGGCTATATGCACCTCAGTGTAAACCACAGAGAAGTCCTAAGTTGTCTCTTCCATGGGTGGGTCCATTCACTGTAACAAAGAAACTAAATGAGGGTGATTTATAGAATTCAGTTAAACACCAAGTCAAAACCAAAAGTGGTACATCATGATAGATTGAAACCGTATCAGGGAAGTCGCACTGTCTCTCGGAACAGATCAGCCTCTGAAACAGAAAATAAGAAATAGAAATTAAACAGTTGATAAACATGTGCATGAATCTTGCCAGGTCACgataaataacaaatgttaTTATTTCTTGCAGTACACCTGTGCAATTTGCATGAACATCAAGTTTGAAAAGATGTGCCGAGCTGTCCGCCACGTACAGGAGAAGCATTCGAACTTTTCCTATCAGTGTTTAAAGTGCCTGTCGTTATTCAGCCGAAGAAATTACAAACATGGTTGCAAGGACGTATCCAGATTGGATCTTGAAATGATTAGCCCAAGCGGAGAGCGCGGTGAAGCGGCTTTACGTCTCTTTCGTTTGTGGAAGGCCAAAGACCAAGCCAAACTAATCTTGAGCACCGGAGGAGCGCCGACCAAATGCGACTCTGAGTTATCACTTGATGAGTTTCGGGTCCCGGAGACTTTATTACCTTTACCTGCTACGCCACAGAAGTCTACAAAAACACCATCGGATGACCTAAGCGATATATCAGAAGTGGAATTGGAGGACTGTCCTGAAAACACAACATCTAAAGAGAAATCTCCGTCCAAGAAGAAGAAAGTCAACAGAAGGAGGAAAGTGTACAAATCGAAGTCTGTGTGCTCCAGTAGTTCATCTTCCTCATCATCCTCATCTTCCTCATCTTCCTCCAGCTCCAGTGAGGATGAGCCTCAGCCTGAGCCTGAAACTGAGGTTACAAGGGCCACAAAGAGAAAAGTCTCATTTCGGGATGAGGATGTAGTGGAATCCGTCCCCTGTAAGTCTTTGAGTGATCCTTCTGAAAAGGAAAGAGTATCGGAAGTGCAGCTCCTACTGAAGACACTGCAAGAGGGAAGAGTGATACTTAATGTTGGCGGACGACACTTTGAGACCAGCAAAATGACCCTGAGAGCGGACACTAACTCCATATTTGCAGAGTTGTTCGCAGAAGGTAGCATCTTTGAACCCTACAGCAAGGACACATATTTTATAGATAGGGATCCATCCCACTTCCGATTCATCCTCAACTATCTTCGTAAC is a genomic window of Argopecten irradians isolate NY chromosome 10, Ai_NY, whole genome shotgun sequence containing:
- the LOC138332936 gene encoding uncharacterized protein — its product is MNIKFEKMCRAVRHVQEKHSNFSYQCLKCLSLFSRRNYKHGCKDVSRLDLEMISPSGERGEAALRLFRLWKAKDQAKLILSTGGAPTKCDSELSLDEFRVPETLLPLPATPQKSTKTPSDDLSDISEVELEDCPENTTSKEKSPSKKKKVNRRRKVYKSKSVCSSSSSSSSSSSSSSSSSSSEDEPQPEPETEVTRATKRKVSFRDEDVVESVPCKSLSDPSEKERVSEVQLLLKTLQEGRVILNVGGRHFETSKMTLRADTNSIFAELFAEGSIFEPYSKDTYFIDRDPSHFRFILNYLRNGVVCDLRTLPSDSRYLYELYYEARYYKLEGLQTAITMKLSQPNLIGPGFQKEAQFLS